A stretch of Oceanivirga salmonicida DNA encodes these proteins:
- a CDS encoding transglycosylase domain-containing protein, with protein MKKIIRIVLYVIGVGFVLSLLSLTYIYVQVKRKYPVELLENYEPIKPSIIYDINGRQIDVLALENRDPISINEIPLHVQNAFIAVEDKRFRSHHGLDFLRLGKAVYLNVTHTGRQGGSTITQQLVKNAFLTRERSLRRKIEEAVLAVEMERIYTKDEILEYYLNTINFGKGAYGIKNASLKYFGVLPKDLTIGQAAILSGIPKSPTKYSKLENAIERQKIVLLTMYNGGFISKEEYENAKAEEIKFVTNQDLEKISEAEELSNSNLAPEVTTIILKELKEILEIDDESSESLFSGYKIYSTIDINMQKAAYKAFEKDKNLKKYSNLQASLISIDSNNGFVKAIVGGKNFRKGDFNRALYARKQAGSVFKPVVYLEAFKKGYPMNLVLEDSPSSFGRWHPRNYGGRFTANITMLKAMQVSNNIAAVKIMNMLNIKDIKKLWFDSGVKTEDFPNDLTLSLGSITTTPIDLARFYIPLSNGGYKIEPKFVYKIENKYGEVIYEADDKKEKIYDTDSVALLTYMLGKVVENGTARGGKVYKNGNLIPMAGKTGTTSSYVTAWFTGYTPNLVTVVYVGNDDNKSMGAGMSGSRLAVPIWKNYMQAVVNLPNYNVTNFDYIIDGIVDRRYVERVIDLHNGFLDTDGVNSSEALFISGTEPIEKEDVYYDTFKY; from the coding sequence ATGAAGAAAATAATTAGAATTGTACTATATGTAATTGGGGTTGGATTTGTCTTATCACTTCTAAGTCTAACTTATATATATGTTCAAGTAAAAAGAAAATATCCTGTGGAATTATTGGAAAATTATGAACCAATAAAACCATCAATAATATATGATATTAATGGGAGGCAAATAGATGTATTAGCCCTTGAAAATAGAGATCCTATTTCTATAAATGAAATTCCATTACACGTACAAAATGCTTTTATCGCAGTTGAAGATAAGAGATTTAGAAGTCATCATGGTTTAGATTTTTTAAGATTAGGAAAAGCAGTATATTTAAATGTAACACATACTGGTAGACAAGGTGGAAGTACAATAACACAACAATTAGTAAAGAATGCTTTTTTAACAAGAGAGCGTTCACTAAGAAGAAAAATAGAAGAAGCAGTTTTAGCAGTTGAAATGGAAAGAATATATACAAAAGATGAGATACTTGAATACTATTTAAATACTATTAATTTTGGTAAAGGAGCATATGGAATAAAAAATGCTTCATTAAAATATTTTGGAGTACTTCCAAAAGATTTAACAATAGGACAAGCAGCAATATTATCAGGTATACCTAAATCTCCTACTAAATATTCAAAATTAGAAAATGCTATTGAGAGACAAAAAATAGTACTACTTACAATGTATAATGGTGGTTTTATAAGTAAAGAAGAATATGAAAATGCAAAAGCTGAGGAAATAAAATTTGTTACTAATCAAGACTTAGAAAAAATTTCTGAAGCCGAAGAATTATCAAATTCTAATTTAGCACCTGAGGTAACTACAATAATTTTAAAAGAATTAAAAGAAATTTTAGAAATTGATGATGAATCTAGTGAAAGTTTATTTAGTGGTTATAAAATATATTCCACAATAGATATTAATATGCAAAAAGCAGCATATAAAGCATTTGAAAAAGATAAAAATTTAAAGAAGTATTCTAACTTACAAGCATCTTTAATTTCAATAGATTCTAATAATGGATTTGTAAAAGCAATAGTTGGGGGTAAAAATTTTAGAAAGGGAGACTTTAATAGAGCCTTATATGCTAGAAAACAAGCTGGGTCAGTATTTAAACCGGTAGTATATTTAGAAGCATTTAAAAAGGGTTATCCCATGAATTTAGTATTAGAAGATTCACCAAGTAGTTTTGGTAGATGGCATCCAAGAAATTATGGTGGAAGATTTACAGCAAATATTACTATGCTAAAAGCAATGCAAGTATCAAATAACATAGCAGCAGTAAAAATAATGAATATGCTTAATATAAAAGATATTAAGAAATTGTGGTTTGATTCTGGTGTTAAAACAGAGGATTTTCCTAATGATTTAACTTTATCACTAGGTTCTATAACTACAACTCCTATTGATTTAGCAAGATTTTATATTCCATTATCAAATGGTGGTTATAAAATAGAGCCTAAATTTGTTTATAAAATAGAAAATAAATATGGAGAAGTAATATATGAAGCAGATGATAAAAAAGAAAAAATTTACGATACTGATAGTGTAGCACTGTTAACATATATGCTTGGGAAAGTTGTTGAAAATGGTACAGCAAGAGGTGGTAAAGTATATAAAAATGGAAATCTTATACCTATGGCAGGAAAAACTGGTACAACAAGTTCTTATGTAACTGCATGGTTTACAGGTTATACACCTAATTTAGTAACAGTAGTTTATGTTGGTAATGATGATAATAAGAGTATGGGTGCAGGTATGTCTGGTTCAAGATTAGCAGTACCTATTTGGAAAAATTATATGCAGGCTGTTGTAAATTTACCTAACTATAATGTAACGAATTTTGATTATATTATTGATGGAATAGTCGATAGAAGATATGTAGAAAGAGTTATAGATTTACACAATGGTTTTTTAGATACAGATGGAGTTAATTCAAGTGAAGCACTATTTATTTCTGGAACTGAGCCTATTGAGAAAGAAGATGTATATTATGATACATTTAAGTATTAG